The nucleotide window ATTTGTGAGACTATCAGTCCACAGTTTTTTATGCTCCTTTTTCAGCCTGTCGTATAACAGAGCTAGATTGCGACACAAGTTCTTGTAAAAGggagaaatataatttaaacttcccAAAAAATGCTGTAATTGCGTCCTATCAGTAATTATATCAGTAAACTTTGATGCGAATTCAATAGATCGCTGAATGAGAGTTATCTTTCCCTGGCAAATTAGATGACTCAAGAACCTTACTTCAGTTTGAAAAAGACTCATCTTAGGTTTAGATAttaccaaaccattttgaataactattttcttaaaactaTCCAGATGTTtgatatgcatttcaagagtctttgaataaactaaaatatcatcaatataaattataatgaaatccaaataaggattaaaaatatctttcatGATCTTTTGAATTCAGAAGGGGCGtttttcaaaccaaatggcattacattccattcgtattgTCCAAACGGGACATTAAAAGCAGTTTTATACGAATGTTCTTTAAATAGTTGAATCTGCCGATatcctgattttaaatcaaattttgaaaatatattggcGTCATATAATCTTGATAGTAAATCTCTTTTATTCGGAATAGGatatctaatccattttaaatatttgtttaaaggtttgtaatttataactaacctgggGACACCACGTTCTTTCTCTGCTGCATTATTAACATAAAAGGCAGTACAAGACCAAGGTGACttgaaaggttttatcaaaccTTTTTGTAACAGATTATCGATCtcctttttgcagaattcaacTAATTCGGAATTCATTTGGCAAGGACGAGATTTCGTAGGAATATTTtcctcagagaaatcatcttcatatggaagagtcaCAATGTGCTTTTTTCGATTCCAAATAGCACTAGGATGATcggcacaaatatcaatggccatttGTTCAGAGATTATTTTAATCTTCTCCTGTACTTTAGTAGCTTTCaaagtatcgaatatattcatactaaaaatTTCAAGCTGCAAATAATTAatatgcttttgtttcatttcaatcaAAGCATTAATATCACGAGAAACAGGTtcagtgataaaagtataactaatattaCGATCTTTATAAGTGGCCGAAAATCGTTTAGCATTTATATTGGTAAAGGGATAAATAGCATTTATAAATGGAGTTCCTAAAATGATAGGAGgatataactgattttttaccaagaaaaagaagtgagaaatacaaaccctcaggggttggcctgctggcaattgacttgagccttgaggtttgctccctttcaaggtctcaagttcgaaacccactaggtgcaaacaatttctgagggccatcggactgggtaaaacctgaattaaccgtggtgcacttgcgggaaactccttgccgagggcctgtgcacccccgggattagtcggggctcaaagagactcggacacccggtgcaaatcaaaaaaaaaaaaaaaaagaagtgagaaatacaaactttattttggCAAATACGAGTGTtggataatttatactttatatctaaagcatgtccaGATGCGGATTTTACCATATGAGtagttttctcaaaatatttagtaggcaCTAGTCCTTCCTGAATGCAACTTACATCAGCTCCACTATCAATCATGGCAATATTAGATAtagaaaaagaattatcaattaaaatagtacatttaacataccatttatgagctgtaacgacttgcatcattcctaaaaacatattttgtttaggGTCAATATTTATTGGTTTagcaagagtattttcttcaacTGGATCATCATCAACCTTAGtttttcctttgctattagcagactcaatttgagtaagacggtgatcacaaataatatgattttgtttaagaaatttaatttcttcttttaaatgttcaatttctccttttaagTCATCAAAAAAAGAATCACGAACTACCATAGTTTGTTTAGATGAAagtctattatgaacttcagacaaAGAATAGGGAGCAGAATAAACAAAAtcatctttaacctttttatcatCAGGAATGTTGTGTGCTGAAGAGCTAGTTTTACTAGTTGCTAACTAAATGATCTTTTCACGAAGAGTGTTATCAGTAACTTCTTTAAGAAGCTCTATAACATTGTCTGTAGTTATGGTGAATAAGTTCATATCTTCGAACTGAGATTGTAGTTTATAAAACTCGCCATGTTCACAATTACAGATATCACCATGACATTTACAAGAATCATTTGGGTCCTGTTGTTCTTTGTTAGAAGACTCGAGTTGATCATCTTTCGTTGAATAACTTGCTTCA belongs to Solanum stenotomum isolate F172 chromosome 1, ASM1918654v1, whole genome shotgun sequence and includes:
- the LOC125858163 gene encoding uncharacterized protein LOC125858163, which translates into the protein MAIDICADHPSAIWNRKKHIVTLPYEDDFSEENIPTKSRPCQMNSELVEFCKKEIDNLLQKGLIKPFKSPWSCTAFYVNNAAEKERGVPRMKHPWMTKGRGRGRGRGRSSSVSSRSSYGSSSSFSTPII